The DNA window TCAGATCTTTTGTTCAAGCTATAAATGCCGCTATGTCATGGGTGCCTATATTTATCATGTCAAGATTCACAACTAACATGATTCGTGCCATGGATTATGgtatttatttctttttcgcGGCTTTGGCACTTGCCACTATCCCATTTCTTTACTTTTGCTTACCAGAAACAAAAGGTATTGCCTTGGAAGACATGGATAGATTATTTAGTTCAGAATTACCTGCTTGGAGAGCACATGATATTCTTATGAAACGTGTACAGCACGAAACCGAAGAAGTGTTTCATGAAAACCATAAACACGGTTTATTCGAAGctgttgataataaacCAAGGACAGAAAACGTTGAGGACATTTTGGTCAACAAAGAGGAGAAATAGGGTTAATAAAATCAGCTTTGTATTTAACTAGTTagttatttgtttttaatttatattggtcattttttgtattttaataatgtttACGAATTCATTTGATATCGTGTAAGACTTAATACTGTATGAGTCAGAATTTCGACTAAGTTGACCCTGGCGGTGGGGAATTGGTTTCGCCGTGCATGCAGATACCACACGGATTTAATGAGTTCAACCACACTTAAAATAGAACAAATCTACGGCTATAGCAATAGCTacaccaccaaaaaaaaaaaagtaattagtcatcaataattctacaataacaaactaaaaataCTATGAAGATGTATGTAAGCAGGGGGGAATTGGAGTGTTTGGATTGAATAGCAAATAGATAATACCTCGTAATTCATGTTTGCAGCTTGGTTTTTGCTGACTAATAtggattatcaattatCCATCCTATAAATAGGGAGTTAATTTCGCTTACTTTTGATGGTATCTATACATTATCATATCCCTTTCATAGCACTTCTAACAAATTATTCATAATAAATGTCAGACTTGAAAAAAACAGATTCCACAAAcgtttcaattaaatccaCTACTTCGACGCTAGCAAGTATAAAATCAAAGGTCAAAAATTTGGGTGGAAaactaaagaagaaaccTTCATCCAAAAACCATAGCCCGTCTACCAAAACTACGCAAGTAGAGGCAATGGCTCACTATCTAGCTATGAAAAGCTAACTTGTTCCAAAAAATTGTACACTATTTGTTGGTTTGCAAGATATAACTGGATTTATATTGTTGCTTagttgttttttatttttttttttaatatgtAACTATATTCATAGGACAAATTATCacatataatcaattatttcttagcttgttgttgtaattcaTGTAACGCTCGTTGATAAATCTCTTCATCTCTATCggaaatcaattcttttacattcaaatcaacattttcaacttctttACTTCGACTCACCTCATGTGCCAATTTGTTGAACCAACTATTCTCTCCCTtaccaaaacaaaaactgtATGCATACCCCACTTGGTTGGCTCTTGCAGTTCTTCCAACTCTATGAACATACTCTCTGGAAGAATTTGGTAAGTCGTAGTTGATGACATCAGTAATAGATGCTACATCAATCCCTCTGGCAATTAAATCAGTGGTGACCAATATGTTGACTTCCTGATTactaaatttttttagtattttCGAACGAATTGATGTTctattatttgttgaattgatAAAGGCAACGTTTAAATTGACTGATAGTTTTTGAAATAAGCTAGTTAACAATTCAGTTAATCTTATGGATGATTCATTGGACTTTGTAAATATGAGCACATTAGATAACttgtttgttgatattaaaaatttggttAAAATTAATGGTTTCAATGAATTCTTCGCCACACCCAAATGAATCTTGAATTCAGATAATGTCATGGGGACAGTGAATATTTCATTTACCAATTGTTTAGAATCATTGACGATTACCAACCTTGGGTTATAAAACTTCAAACTCGATAATTTCCCAGCATCTGTTGTCAATGTTGCTGAAAACACCAACTTCTGCACAGATAATTTCCAAACTTCGGCaatgttgattttggtATCTATTTTATCTAATAACACATTCGACCAATTCTGAAAActttgattcaataatcTATCGGCTTCGTcgattatcaaatattgtAAACTTGATAAACTGATGGAATCACTAAGTAAATGTTCCACAAGCCTACCTGGGGTACTAACTATGATATCAGGAACAGATCTGGTTAACAAATCcttttcatcatttatagatatatcatttttcaatgcgacaatttgtaaatttgtTCCACTTGAGAGTTGtaataatgttgatttGACTTGGTTGATTAATGGCTTTGTCGGAACCAATATAATCGCTCTCACTCTTGGAACCACTCTTCGGTGTAAACtttcaattattggaatCAGATAAGCTAAAGTTTTACCAGACCCAGTAGAGGCATTCACAAGAATGTCACCAACACGATCTGGCTTTAGCTTTTGTGCTTCAATTTCTGGTAACATCATCTTAAGAACACTTATTTGTACAGAAAATGCTTCTGTGAATC is part of the Candida dubliniensis CD36 chromosome R, complete sequence genome and encodes:
- a CDS encoding ATP-dependent RNA helicase, putative (Similar to S. cerevisiae DBP6), which translates into the protein MFSQRYDPLADQSNGIQPVNSGFGVSLKKRKLSESESSEDEEETNESEHNPSQDQNISEEEEEEEEEEENNSKIDDRMDIDSQPEVDQDYIHKHQAIFNKFKQSTESEVIEQEHEENEEENKNIEQHSLVPLPQPALPRDRKLSSVSTHTKNLDWLTKPQYASPQDKEPFTNFKLSSFMIKSLEKMGFTEAFSVQISVLKMMLPEIEAQKLKPDRVGDILVNASTGSGKTLAYSIPIIESLHRRVVPRVRAIILVPTKPLINQVKSTLLQLSSGTNLQIVALKNDISINDEKDLLTRSVPDIIVSTPGRLVEHLLSDSISLSSLQYLIIDEADRLLNQSFQNWSNVLLDKIDTKINIAEVWKLSVQKLVFSATLTTDAGKLSSLKFYNPRLVIVNDSKQLVNEIFTVPMTLSEFKIHLGVAKNSLKPLILTKFLISTNKLSNVLIFTKSNESSIRLTELLTSLFQKLSVNLNVAFINSTNNRTSIRSKILKKFSNQEVNILVTTDLIARGIDVASITDVINYDLPNSSREYVHRVGRTARANQVGYAYSFCFGKGENSWFNKLAHEVSRSKEVENVDLNVKELISDRDEEIYQRALHELQQQAKK